The DNA region AGATCGCTTTCCACATGTTGCATTGGCTGTATGCGCAGACCCGGAGCAAGAACATCGTCGTCTCGGGCGGGTTCTTCATGAACTCCGTGTTGAACGGCAAGATCCTCAGCTATACGCCCTTTGAAAACATCTTCATCTCGTCCTGCCCGGACGATAGCGGAAACGCCATCGGGGCGGCTCTGTACCTGTACAACCACATCCTGGGACACGAGCAGCGGGAGCCGCTACGACACAACTTCTTCGGCCCGGAGTACGACGAGGAGGAGATCCGGCGCACCCTGGAGAAGTACAACGTCCGCGCCCGTCGCGTGGACGATGCGGCGGCGTACTGCGCCCGGCTGATCAGCGAGGGGAAGTTGGTCGGCTGGTTCCAGGGGCGGATGGAGTTCGGCCAGCGGGCGCTGGGGAACCGGTCGATCTTGGCCGACCCGCGTGACCCCAGGACGAAGGACCGGGTGAACCTGGCGGTGAAGTATCGGGAGCCCTTCCGCCCGTTTGCCCCGGCGGTGCTCGCGGAGGAGGCCCCTGCCTACTTCGAGATGGATGATGGGGTGGGCGTGCCGTTCATGGAGAAGGTCTACCCGATCCGGCCGGAGAAGCGGGCCGTGATCCCGGCGGTGACCCATGTCGACGGCAGCGGGCGGCTGCAGACCGTGGATCGGGAGACCAACCCCCGCTTCCACCGGCTGATTGAGGAGTTCCGGCGCATTACCGATGTGCCGGTGGTGCTCAACACATCCTTCAACTTGAACGGCGAGCCGATCGTCTGCACGCCCACGGATGCCATTCGCACGTTCTTCTCCTGCGGGCTGGACGCGCTGGTGCTGGGGGATTACGTGGTCTCCAAGAACGGGGATCTGCCATGACGACGGTGTGCATCCATCAGCCGGACTTCGCCCCCTGGATCGGCTTCTTCGATCGACTGATCCAGAGCGACATCTTCGTCGTCTTGGACAACGTGCAGTTCCTGCGCCGGGGGTGGCACAACCGGGACAAGATCAAGACAGCGCACGGGACCATGTGGTTGACCGTCCCCGTGAAAAAGAAGGGGCGGTACGGGCAGCTGATCCGTGAGGCGGAGATCGATAACACCCGCAGGTGGCGGGAGGAGCACCTGAAGAGCCTGCAGACCTGGTATGGGGGCGCTCCCCATTTCGACGCCTACTTCCCCGGCGTCCGAGAGATCTATCTGCGGAATCATCGGCTGCTCATCGATCTGAACATGGACCTGCTGGCGTTCCTGATGGCGGCCTTCGACATCCAGGTGGAGATCCGAAAGGCCTCATCGTTGCCTGTGACGGGGAAGCGGACGGATCTGCTGGTGGAGATCGTGAAGGCGGTCGGCGGGGATGTCTACCTGAGCGGGTTGGGTGCCCGGGCCTATCTGGAGGAGGAGAAGTTCGCCCGGGCCGGGATCCGGGTCGTCTGGCAGGAGTTCGAGCATCCGGTGTACCCGCAACTGTATGGCGAGTTCATCCCGAACCTGTCCAGCCTGGACTTCCTCTTCAACTGCGGCGAGCAATGCCGGGCGATCCTTCGGCGGCAGCCCGCGGTGGTGATGTGCGGATGACGATCCGGGCGGAGGTGGTGGAGAGGCCTCAGGAGCTGGAGGAGATCGCTCGTCTCCTCCAGTATGCGCCTTATCGATATTTCCCGGCCCTGGCGCCGGATCGCGTGTCGCTCTATCTGGAGCGATATCTGGCGGGGAAGGTGGCGGAGCCGGGGGCCACGGTGATGGTGGCTCGCGGCGCCCGTGACGAAACGGGGGTGGCGATCCTGCAGGACCTCCCGTGGGACACGGAGCACTTTGGGTGGCGCTGCGGCAAAATCGAGGTCTTCGCCACCCCGGCGACTTATGCAGCGCAGGAGAGGCTCGTGCGAGCCCTGGTCCGGGAGATGGTCGATACGGCCCGGACGCAGGGGTACGCCTTCCTCTGGACGAAGTGCGATGGTGGGTTCTTCCCTCTGATCCACACCCTGGAGGGGGAGGGATTCCGCCTGATGGATTGCGAGCTGACGCTGGTTCATCGGGGTGGGCCGATCCCCGAGAGCCGAACCCGGTATCGGGTGGAGATCGTGCGGAATCGGGAGGTGGCGGGCCTGGATGATCTCGGCGGGCTCTTCTCGTTGAGCCGCTTCCACGCGGACCCCAGGATCCCGGACGATCTGGCGGATGGCCTTTGGCGAAAGTCCATCGCCAACGCCTGCCGAGGGTTCGCGGACGAGGTCGTCGTTCTCCATGACGGCGATCGGCCGGTCGGCTTTGTGGTCTGCCGGGATGATCGACTCGCCGGCGAGCTGTTCTCCCGGCCGGTGCGCTCATTCTTTCTGGTGGGCGTCGCCCCTGGCTATCAGGGCCAGGGCGTGGGCCGGGAGCTGATGCGCGCGGCCCTGGGGCGCTCTCTGGCGACGACGGACCTCATCGAGGTGGAGACGCAGGCCCGCAACCGGGCGGCCCTGGCGCTCTATCAGGGGAGCGGATTCCAGGTTGTGGCGTCGGAATACGCTTTCCACGGCTGGCTGTAGAGGAAGGAACGCCCTTGTTGACATAGATGGCATGACCACGGTTCGTGCAGCGTTACCGTAGGGGGTGTGTGATGAAGGTATTGGCGATTGGGGCGCATTTTGACGATGTAGAGCTGGGATGTGGTGGGACGTTGGCTCGACATGCTCAGAATGGGGACGAGGTCATCATCTATGTGGTCACGAACTCCGGCTACACGGATTATGCCCAGCGGGTGATCCGGAGGCCGGAGATCGCTCTGGCGGAGGGGGAGAGGGCGGCGGAGATTCTGGGCGCCTCGCGCCTGCTCTGCGGTGATTTTCCGACCAATGACCTGCAGTTCAATGAGAGGCTGGTGTGCAGCCTGCGCAAGATCATCGACGAGGAGGAGATCGAGCTGATCTACACTCACTGGATCGACGACATCCATTTGGATCATCAGAGCGTGGCCCGGGCCACGCTCTCGGCGGGGCGTCACGTCCCCCGGATGTTCATGTACCGCAGCAATTACTACGATACGAACAAGTTCTTCCGGGGCAACTTCTACGTGGATATCACCGACACGATCGAGCTCAAGAAGAGGGCCATCATGGCTCATGAGTCGGAGTACAACCGTATCGGCGAGAAGTGGCTCCGGTTCTTCATGAACCAGAATCAGAATGATGGGCAGAAGATCGGCGTGGAGTACGCGGAGTGCTTTGAGGTGGTGAAGTACCTGGTGTGAGAGCGTGTCTGAAAATTTACCGGTAAGGTGTCTGAGGGTCTCCCTCAGCTATCAGCTCCACAGGGGGAGGTGTGGAGGGGACCTCCCCTCCACGAAAACCCCACTTTTCCGGCCTGCACCTGCCTTTCTCGGCCCTTTCCAAAGGACTCAGGCCGGGGCCGGGCAGGTCGAAGGCGGGAGAAGGGCGTTTNNNNNNNNNNNNNNNNNNNNNNNNNNNNNNCCCTCCGGGCCTCCCCACAGCAGAAGCAACGGCATTTCTCCTGAGAGCCGGGGCTTTCATGAGAGGACAGGAAGAGGGATCGATGAGTGGTGAGTCTTTGGATATTCGGCCGAGGGACGCGGAGCTAAAGCAGAAGTGGGCCGGGGTGGCGGACCACGTGCCGGTGAACGCGTCCCAGTACAGCCTTGACACCCCGGAGCGGGAGGAGGCCTTCATCCGGGCTCAGTTCCCGACGGAGGAGGAGCAGCGGCGGTACCGGTGGTATCGGGGGGAGTGGTACCGGCGTGCCAAGGAGTTCGACCCCGGCGATGCGCCGCTGGCCGTCACCTGTGAGCTGGTCAGCACATGCAACCTGGGGTGTAGCATGTGCTACACCATCACCGAGGAGTTTCAGGGCTCCGTCGTCGGCGCCCAGCGCATGCTGCCGTGGGAGATCGTCAAGGCCGTCATCGACGAGTGTGCGGAGTTGGGCGTCCCCTCGATGCTCTTCAGCTGGCGCGGCGAATCCACCCTCTACCGCTCGCGGCACGACGGGAGGGTCTACCGGTTTCCCGATGTCCTGGCCTATGCCCGCCGGAAGGGCATCCTGGAGGTCACCTCGTTGACCCATGGCCAGATGATCGATGAGGAGATGGCCGAGGCCATCGTGGATGCCGAGCCCAGCTGGATCAGCTTCTCCATCGACGGACTGGAGGACGCGTATAACAAGATCCGCACTCCCCCCAGCCGGCGAGACGCCGACTACAACGCTTTCGAGACGGTGATCGGCAACATCAGGCGGCTGGTGGCCATCCGGGATGCGAAGGGGAAAACCCGTCCGCAGATCCGGGTGAACACGATCTTCCCGGCCATCGCCCGGGACCCGCAGGCGTATCGCGACTTCATGGAGCGCATCGGGGTGGGGTGGGTGACGGTCAACGAGCTGCTGGATTTCCGGGGAGAGGACCTGCCGCCGGAGGCCATCATCGAGAACTGGGCCTGCCAGTACCCATTTCAACGGCTGACGGTCGCTGCCAACGGGATCATCCTTCCGTGCACCGGCGCTCACAATGAGGAGAGGGCGCTTGTGCTGGGTCGATATAAGGGGGCGCCACCCAAGGTGGTGCGCAGGGCGGATGGGACGACGGCCGTGATCGATGTGCCGGAGATGACGCTGCGTGAGGCGTGGCATTGCTCGAAGCTGGAGCATATCCGCCGACTGCATCGGGAGAACCGGCGTGTGGAGATCTATCCTGGTTGCCGGAACTGTCGCCATGGGGCCAAAAAGCACGGGGTGACGTGGATCCCGGATGACTGGGATATGGAGCGGATGGAGTGGAAGGATGGCGTCTGGCGGGAGTGAGCGGGATCGCCGGGGGCGCGAGGGATACGACTGGGAGGTGGCTCATAGGGCATTGTACCGCCTGGGGTATCACCGGATCCGGGTCCTTCCGCTCAGACGGAAGCCGTGGACGCTCCCCCTTTTCGGGCACGAGCTGGGCAATTCCGCCCGATTCCTGCTGGGGGGGCGGAACACGTTCGGCGTGACCCTGTGGCCCGAGCTTTATGCTGGGATCTTCGCGGCCCTGTGGCCGCGGGAACACCTCCTCTACCGCCTGTTCTTCCTGAACGAGCGGATACCGGTCGAGGCGGTGACGGGGCGAATCAATGACGAGGATATCAAGGAGTTGTTTCGCAGCGGCATCCTGCGTGACGACGGGCAAGGGCAATGCTTTTCCCCCGTTCGCGCCGTCCCGTATCGTCATCGCCTGTATTTCACGGACCCATGGGACAGGCGCATCGAGGGGATGGCCTACCTGTCTTACGACTCCTTGTTCCTGGCCGACTGGGTGGATTGGGTGATCCGGGAGGGGCGAGGGCGCATTCGTCGGGCCCTGGATCTCTGCACGGGGGTGGGCGTGCTGGCCTGTACGTTGGCGGATCGCTGTGATCGCGTCGTGGGGACCGATGTCAACCCACGGGCGGTAGGGTACGCTCGTGCCAACGCTCAGGCGAACGGGATCACCAACGTGGATTTCGTGGTGGCGAACCTCTTTGATGGGATCGGGAAGGAGAAGGCGTTCGACCTGATCGTGAGCAATCCCCCGTGGGTCTTCCTCCCGGAGTCGCAGCGAGCGAGGATGCTCGACTCGTATGGGGGGGCGTTGGGGATCGAGATCACCCTGGACATCCTGGAGCAGCTGGCGGGACGGCTGTCAGAGGGGGGACAGGCGGTGTTGTTGAGCAAGGCGCCCATATCGGATGGGCGGGATCTTTTGCTGGAGAGGGCGAAGGAGATCGCCATGCGGTCCGGGTGGGCGCTGGAGTACACCGAGATATGCCCGACGCCGATCCCTCCGGGCCACGAGGAGCTTTACCGCGAGCACGGCATCTCCGCGCTCAAGATGGTCGTCATACACATTCGTCAGGCGGGGGAGTACACGCTGGATCGACGTCGTGAGCGATGGGGATCGGTTCGATACGTGTTTTGATGACGGATGGCAGGGAAGGGAGGTCGTTATGGCGCAGGCTGTGGCGCTCGCCGAGCAGGAATTCTCATATGTTCAGGACCAATCCCGTCATGGGGACATCAACGAGTACCTGGCGGACATCCTCGGTGAGCCTTTCCGAGAATATCGCCGCCGCTGGGATCAGGCGCATCGGCTTGAGGTGGAGACGGAGTTCCCCCTGTACCTGTCCCTGGAGACGCAGCTGAGGTGCAACTTCCGGTGTACCATGTGCACGTACTCGGTGCCTGAGGAGGTTCGGCGGCTGCGTTATCCGGAGCGCATGTCCGATGCGCTGTTCGATAAGATCATGGAGGAGGCCAGCCGGCATTACTGCCCGTCCATCGGCTTCAACGTGCTGAACGAGCCCTTGTTGGACCCCAAGATCATCGAGCGGATCCGCAAGGCGGTCGATGCGGGATTTATCGATCTGCGCATGAACACCAATGCCAGCCTTCTGACCGAGGAGAAGGCGGAGCAGTTGGTGGACTCCGGTCTGACGCGGCTGTACGTGGGGCTGGACGCGGTGACGCCGGAGACATATGAGCGGGTGCGCATCGGCGGTGATTACGATGCGGTGATGCGCAACGTGTTGCGATTCCTGGAGATCCGTGAGAAGAAGGGAAAGCGCCTGCCCATCCTGCGGGTGTCCTTCGTGCGGCTCGCGGTGAACGAGCACGAGATCCCGCAGTTCATCGCGTACTGGTTCGATAAGGCGGACATGGTGACCATCCAGGAGTAC from Chloroflexota bacterium includes:
- a CDS encoding carbamoyltransferase; protein product: MRILGINHDMFISSAALIEDGRIVAAAPEERFTRVKRTRDFPIHAIRYCLKEAGCRIEDVDYVASSWNPGVYFKKFNPLFSGRRRWKTEYLYSVPDHILSLYPDEERDVDYVFQHIRLFGADCKIYYITHHRAHAANAFLLSPFEEAAILTADAQGEFESTTFGYGRGHQITVYQSILYPQSLGGFYSTFTEYLGFRPNSDEWKVMALAAFADWENVYYKILKDEVVRLLPDGRYEFDLTFFKGYNVEQPNLYTEKLVDRFGPPRPPGGELHIRHYEIAAAMQRVAEEIAFHMLHWLYAQTRSKNIVVSGGFFMNSVLNGKILSYTPFENIFISSCPDDSGNAIGAALYLYNHILGHEQREPLRHNFFGPEYDEEEIRRTLEKYNVRARRVDDAAAYCARLISEGKLVGWFQGRMEFGQRALGNRSILADPRDPRTKDRVNLAVKYREPFRPFAPAVLAEEAPAYFEMDDGVGVPFMEKVYPIRPEKRAVIPAVTHVDGSGRLQTVDRETNPRFHRLIEEFRRITDVPVVLNTSFNLNGEPIVCTPTDAIRTFFSCGLDALVLGDYVVSKNGDLP
- a CDS encoding WbqC family protein codes for the protein MTTVCIHQPDFAPWIGFFDRLIQSDIFVVLDNVQFLRRGWHNRDKIKTAHGTMWLTVPVKKKGRYGQLIREAEIDNTRRWREEHLKSLQTWYGGAPHFDAYFPGVREIYLRNHRLLIDLNMDLLAFLMAAFDIQVEIRKASSLPVTGKRTDLLVEIVKAVGGDVYLSGLGARAYLEEEKFARAGIRVVWQEFEHPVYPQLYGEFIPNLSSLDFLFNCGEQCRAILRRQPAVVMCG
- a CDS encoding GNAT family N-acetyltransferase; this translates as MTIRAEVVERPQELEEIARLLQYAPYRYFPALAPDRVSLYLERYLAGKVAEPGATVMVARGARDETGVAILQDLPWDTEHFGWRCGKIEVFATPATYAAQERLVRALVREMVDTARTQGYAFLWTKCDGGFFPLIHTLEGEGFRLMDCELTLVHRGGPIPESRTRYRVEIVRNREVAGLDDLGGLFSLSRFHADPRIPDDLADGLWRKSIANACRGFADEVVVLHDGDRPVGFVVCRDDRLAGELFSRPVRSFFLVGVAPGYQGQGVGRELMRAALGRSLATTDLIEVETQARNRAALALYQGSGFQVVASEYAFHGWL
- a CDS encoding radical SAM protein; amino-acid sequence: MSGESLDIRPRDAELKQKWAGVADHVPVNASQYSLDTPEREEAFIRAQFPTEEEQRRYRWYRGEWYRRAKEFDPGDAPLAVTCELVSTCNLGCSMCYTITEEFQGSVVGAQRMLPWEIVKAVIDECAELGVPSMLFSWRGESTLYRSRHDGRVYRFPDVLAYARRKGILEVTSLTHGQMIDEEMAEAIVDAEPSWISFSIDGLEDAYNKIRTPPSRRDADYNAFETVIGNIRRLVAIRDAKGKTRPQIRVNTIFPAIARDPQAYRDFMERIGVGWVTVNELLDFRGEDLPPEAIIENWACQYPFQRLTVAANGIILPCTGAHNEERALVLGRYKGAPPKVVRRADGTTAVIDVPEMTLREAWHCSKLEHIRRLHRENRRVEIYPGCRNCRHGAKKHGVTWIPDDWDMERMEWKDGVWRE
- a CDS encoding class I SAM-dependent methyltransferase, whose protein sequence is MASGGSERDRRGREGYDWEVAHRALYRLGYHRIRVLPLRRKPWTLPLFGHELGNSARFLLGGRNTFGVTLWPELYAGIFAALWPREHLLYRLFFLNERIPVEAVTGRINDEDIKELFRSGILRDDGQGQCFSPVRAVPYRHRLYFTDPWDRRIEGMAYLSYDSLFLADWVDWVIREGRGRIRRALDLCTGVGVLACTLADRCDRVVGTDVNPRAVGYARANAQANGITNVDFVVANLFDGIGKEKAFDLIVSNPPWVFLPESQRARMLDSYGGALGIEITLDILEQLAGRLSEGGQAVLLSKAPISDGRDLLLERAKEIAMRSGWALEYTEICPTPIPPGHEELYREHGISALKMVVIHIRQAGEYTLDRRRERWGSVRYVF
- a CDS encoding radical SAM protein, with the protein product MAQAVALAEQEFSYVQDQSRHGDINEYLADILGEPFREYRRRWDQAHRLEVETEFPLYLSLETQLRCNFRCTMCTYSVPEEVRRLRYPERMSDALFDKIMEEASRHYCPSIGFNVLNEPLLDPKIIERIRKAVDAGFIDLRMNTNASLLTEEKAEQLVDSGLTRLYVGLDAVTPETYERVRIGGDYDAVMRNVLRFLEIREKKGKRLPILRVSFVRLAVNEHEIPQFIAYWFDKADMVTIQEYMPPVINEDFLAKHAKSKRIPRSYTCPQPFERLVIKGNGDMHPCCAQYNYKIRLGNLRDMSIYEAWHSDTMRTLRRHMKERTWEALPVCNVCLKSSYLYQAA